From a region of the Aeoliella mucimassa genome:
- a CDS encoding IS5 family transposase produces the protein MATKEKRTYKVTNWKEYNKSLIERGNITIWFSDEALENWEHPNDQTKVGRPFVFSDTAIECLLTIRELLKLPYRQTEGFGRSLVAMLGVEAAIPNYSSLAKRASKLNVSLDIANKRGDIDIVVDSTGMKVFGEGEWKMRTHGKSKRRTWRKLHLSVNPDTREIVAEILTENSCHDADAVPEMLEQVEQPVKKFHGDGSYDKWKVYEGLESEGIEPVIPPQHNAKIKQHGNSAEEPLPRDEAIRQIRRKGRRSWKEEVGYHRRSLAETTMYRVKQSFGSHLKNRVFENQQTEARLRCKIINQFTQLGLPQFEWS, from the coding sequence ATGGCTACGAAAGAAAAACGAACCTACAAAGTCACGAACTGGAAGGAGTATAACAAGTCGCTCATCGAGCGTGGAAACATCACTATTTGGTTTAGCGACGAGGCGTTGGAGAACTGGGAACATCCTAACGACCAGACAAAAGTCGGTCGCCCTTTTGTCTTCAGCGATACGGCGATCGAGTGCTTGCTGACGATTCGCGAACTGCTGAAACTTCCCTATCGGCAGACTGAGGGATTCGGCCGCTCGCTGGTGGCGATGTTGGGCGTCGAGGCAGCGATTCCCAATTATTCTTCGCTCGCCAAGCGAGCCAGCAAGCTGAATGTTTCGCTCGATATCGCTAACAAGAGGGGCGACATCGATATCGTGGTGGATAGCACCGGCATGAAAGTGTTTGGCGAGGGCGAATGGAAGATGCGGACGCATGGCAAGTCGAAGCGGCGGACATGGCGGAAGCTGCATTTGTCGGTGAATCCTGACACCCGCGAGATTGTGGCGGAGATTTTGACCGAGAACAGTTGCCACGATGCCGATGCGGTTCCCGAAATGCTGGAGCAGGTGGAGCAGCCCGTAAAAAAGTTTCACGGCGACGGTAGTTACGACAAGTGGAAGGTTTATGAAGGGCTGGAATCCGAAGGCATTGAGCCGGTGATTCCGCCGCAGCACAACGCCAAGATCAAACAACATGGCAACTCTGCGGAGGAGCCTTTGCCCCGGGACGAGGCAATTCGTCAGATTCGACGCAAGGGGCGTAGGAGTTGGAAAGAGGAAGTGGGCTATCATCGTAGAAGCTTGGCGGAAACGACCATGTACCGAGTGAAACAAAGCTTTGGGAGCCATCTCAAAAACCGAGTATTCGAAAACCAACAAACGGAAGCCCGCTTGCGCTGTAAAATCATCAATCAATTCACCCAACTCGGGCTTCCACAGTTCGAGTGGAGTTAG
- a CDS encoding helix-turn-helix transcriptional regulator, with protein MSTAPHISESDPLALTKAELARALGISERHLHTLDSTGRLGPRAIRLNRSVRYVRSEVEAWLAAGAPPTE; from the coding sequence ATGAGCACTGCCCCGCATATTTCTGAGTCGGACCCACTCGCCCTGACCAAGGCGGAACTCGCCCGGGCGCTGGGAATTTCTGAACGCCACCTGCACACGCTTGATAGCACGGGCCGACTCGGTCCGCGAGCGATCCGGCTCAACCGATCGGTCCGCTACGTGCGGTCGGAGGTCGAGGCCTGGCTGGCCGCTGGTGCGCCCCCCACGGAGTAG
- a CDS encoding ribbon-helix-helix protein, CopG family codes for MASETVRIKPETHAKLRAIADDTGQTMPEILEQAVELLRRKRLLEATDRDYAALQGDKKAWKSEQAERAAWDRTLQDGLEKE; via the coding sequence ATGGCCAGCGAAACCGTCCGCATTAAACCCGAAACCCACGCCAAGCTGCGAGCGATTGCCGACGATACCGGGCAAACCATGCCCGAGATTCTGGAGCAAGCGGTCGAGCTACTACGGCGCAAGCGTCTGCTCGAAGCGACCGATCGAGACTACGCTGCGCTGCAGGGCGACAAGAAAGCCTGGAAGTCGGAACAAGCCGAGCGGGCCGCGTGGGATCGGACTTTGCAAGACGGTCTAGAAAAGGAGTGA
- a CDS encoding type II toxin-antitoxin system PemK/MazF family toxin: MAKADPMRGEVWDVDLNTGEGHEQAGKRPAVIVSADTLNRGAVGLLVVVPLTKHDKQIALHVKVSKPDGGVTVDSYAMPEHIRSVSRERLVRRRGKLDVTTLARVMDHVMVVLDV; encoded by the coding sequence ATGGCCAAGGCTGACCCAATGCGCGGCGAAGTATGGGACGTGGACCTGAACACAGGGGAGGGGCACGAGCAAGCTGGTAAACGACCGGCCGTTATTGTGTCGGCCGATACTCTCAACCGAGGGGCTGTTGGCCTGCTGGTGGTGGTGCCCCTGACCAAGCACGATAAGCAGATTGCCCTACACGTGAAGGTTTCCAAACCGGATGGCGGAGTAACGGTAGATAGCTACGCCATGCCTGAGCATATCCGTAGCGTTTCCAGAGAGCGGTTAGTCCGACGGCGCGGCAAGTTGGACGTGACGACGTTGGCGCGGGTTATGGATCACGTGATGGTAGTTCTAGACGTATGA
- a CDS encoding ATP-binding protein, which translates to MTQHNWSWTIERSLPSKRNAHLEVMEAILAKLTELGWSDHELFGVQMALEESLTNAIRHGNKYDESKKVQVECKVSAERFWLKVQDEGPGFKLEKVPDCTHAENLEACGGRGVMLIQAYMTTVEYNGCGNQVVMEKIRGAGADDLVDV; encoded by the coding sequence ATGACCCAACACAACTGGAGTTGGACGATCGAACGATCGCTACCCAGCAAGCGGAATGCGCACTTGGAGGTAATGGAAGCCATCCTCGCGAAGCTAACCGAGCTGGGTTGGAGCGATCACGAGCTGTTCGGCGTGCAAATGGCCTTGGAAGAGTCGCTAACCAACGCGATTCGCCACGGCAATAAGTACGACGAGTCGAAAAAAGTGCAGGTCGAGTGCAAGGTAAGTGCCGAGCGGTTCTGGCTGAAAGTGCAGGATGAAGGCCCCGGCTTCAAGCTCGAAAAGGTGCCCGACTGCACCCATGCGGAGAATCTGGAGGCCTGTGGCGGGCGGGGCGTCATGCTCATCCAGGCCTACATGACCACGGTCGAGTACAACGGCTGTGGTAACCAGGTGGTGATGGAGAAAATCCGCGGTGCCGGAGCCGACGACCTGGTCGACGTTTAG
- a CDS encoding STAS domain-containing protein, with translation MPQQNRIKVSDSGGVTVVTFADSKIIDEDEIQELGQELYDLVEREDHRKFVLNFSHVEFLSSAALGKLISFEKKVSSHSGELILTNIRPEIYEVFAITKLTKLFTIKDDEADALAVL, from the coding sequence ATGCCACAACAGAATCGAATCAAGGTTAGCGATTCAGGCGGCGTGACCGTCGTTACGTTTGCCGACTCGAAGATTATCGACGAAGACGAAATCCAGGAACTGGGGCAAGAGCTCTACGACCTGGTCGAGCGCGAAGATCATCGCAAGTTTGTGCTTAATTTTTCGCACGTCGAGTTTCTCTCCAGTGCCGCGTTGGGCAAGCTGATCAGCTTCGAAAAGAAGGTGAGCTCGCACTCGGGCGAATTGATTCTCACGAATATTCGTCCAGAAATTTACGAAGTGTTTGCTATCACCAAGCTGACCAAGCTGTTTACTATAAAAGATGACGAGGCCGACGCCCTAGCGGTGTTGTAA
- a CDS encoding proline dehydrogenase family protein has protein sequence MLTTPQVQSISEQLAQLLSTVSSGASGGSLVEQAIALARELQKRSHDLQTPAERRQQVELDRMIQSPHDKATLTQMTDQTFRSREAQRSADQFIHILDVQGIPRFFSPLDRTLLRGFQSFGAYLPGVAMPFVKEKMQQETANVILPAEEELLSSHLKRRRTEGVRMNVNHLGEALLGERDAKRRLEKYLAVLQRPEIEVISVKISTIYSQISALARKHTVDELCDRIELLFRAASRGKFVRDDGREVSKFVYLDMEEYRDMHLTADAFMKTLDRPGLEQVRAGIALQAYVPDSFLVLQSLLEWARKRVAAGGSPITIRLVKGANMEMERVEASLEGWPQAPYKIKIDSDANYVRMLHEALLPENRDAVQIGIASHNLFTLAYGVIAAHQSGMLNQVQFEMLEGMANHQRRALFELVQNLLLYAPAAHQDDFISAIGYLVRRLDENTGPDNFLRHAFNVQVGSDEWNRLEQQFRDSFSNLETVGSQPRRTQDRRQQGGATPQSPQEPFQNEPNTDWALTQHSEWAESIIAKWQPRHSDQARDVPLVVGGEEIYDGRDLVDTIDPSRPELVVGRFRAANSDDAERAIQTAVDDNDGWRRRSPVERTATLYRAADLMAERRGDLLGVMMAEGGKLFTESDPEVSEAIDFCRYYARTAQYYYEMPDLNPKGKGVVVVVSPWNFPLAIPCGGIVAALAAGNTVILKPASDTALIAYEMCRCLWDAGVPKTALQLVASNRRDVSQQMVTHPAANVVVLTGGTETAAHLLKTKPSLHLLAETGGKNATIVTAMADRDLAVKNVVYSAFGHSGQKCSATSLLVLEDEVYHDKGFRDVLCDAVESLRVGSAWKLATRVGPLIRPPRGALEQGLKELEPGESWAVMPEVGVDDNPHLVSPGVKWNVTAGSMTHCTEFFGPLLGVMCVRTLNEAIEVVNATGFGLTSGLESLDDREYEIWRDGIRAGNLYVNRSTTGAIVQRQPFGGMGKSNVGPGIKAGGPNYVAQLMDFAANPLQPDEAESNDPQNSSIARELVYGFDADGELGLDAAIASYEKWAAEEFHQQHDDVRLLGEDNFRRYLPVELVRLRVHADDTPRELLLRVAAAIIAGARVVVSAPPLDPQTTIAQVIAQLDQVTDEWGAVIEFVEETDEQLVTAIGENMAGRIRYANGSRVPEVIRQATAAVLDFVADTPVSSHGRVELLWYLREQSVTNRYHRYGNLGFRAEEERDEPS, from the coding sequence ATGCTTACGACTCCCCAAGTTCAATCGATTAGCGAGCAACTTGCTCAGCTACTGTCCACCGTTTCGAGCGGGGCCTCAGGGGGCTCGCTCGTCGAGCAAGCCATCGCCCTCGCGCGGGAGTTGCAAAAGCGTTCGCACGATCTGCAGACCCCCGCCGAACGTCGCCAGCAGGTGGAGCTCGATCGCATGATCCAGAGCCCGCACGACAAAGCAACGCTCACGCAAATGACCGACCAGACTTTCCGGTCCCGTGAAGCGCAGCGTTCGGCCGACCAGTTCATTCATATTCTCGACGTGCAAGGCATCCCGCGATTCTTCAGCCCGCTCGACCGCACGTTACTCCGCGGCTTCCAGTCGTTCGGGGCGTACCTGCCTGGGGTGGCGATGCCATTCGTCAAGGAGAAGATGCAACAGGAGACAGCCAACGTTATCCTGCCGGCCGAGGAGGAGTTGCTCTCTTCACACCTCAAGCGTCGACGCACCGAAGGGGTGCGAATGAACGTGAACCACCTCGGCGAGGCACTGCTCGGTGAGCGCGACGCGAAGCGGCGGCTGGAAAAGTACCTGGCGGTGTTGCAGCGTCCGGAAATTGAAGTGATCAGCGTGAAGATCTCGACGATCTACTCGCAAATTTCCGCGCTGGCTCGCAAGCACACGGTCGACGAGTTGTGCGATCGCATCGAGCTGCTGTTCCGCGCGGCCTCGCGGGGTAAGTTTGTTCGCGATGATGGCCGCGAGGTCTCGAAGTTTGTGTACCTCGATATGGAAGAGTACCGCGACATGCACCTGACGGCCGACGCGTTCATGAAAACGCTCGATCGGCCTGGCCTGGAGCAAGTGCGGGCGGGCATCGCGTTGCAGGCGTACGTGCCCGACTCGTTCCTGGTCTTGCAATCGCTGCTCGAGTGGGCTCGCAAACGCGTTGCGGCCGGCGGCTCGCCGATTACGATTCGCCTGGTGAAAGGGGCGAACATGGAGATGGAGCGGGTGGAAGCCAGTCTCGAAGGCTGGCCGCAGGCTCCTTACAAGATCAAGATCGACTCCGACGCTAATTACGTTCGCATGCTGCACGAAGCGTTGCTGCCAGAGAATCGCGATGCGGTGCAAATCGGCATTGCCTCCCACAACCTGTTCACGCTGGCCTACGGAGTGATTGCCGCCCACCAGTCGGGCATGCTCAACCAGGTGCAGTTCGAGATGCTCGAAGGCATGGCTAATCACCAGCGGCGGGCTTTGTTCGAGCTGGTGCAGAACCTGCTGCTCTACGCCCCGGCTGCGCATCAGGACGACTTCATCTCGGCCATCGGTTACCTCGTGCGTCGCCTCGACGAGAACACCGGCCCCGACAACTTCCTGCGTCACGCGTTTAACGTGCAGGTGGGGAGCGACGAGTGGAATCGCCTGGAGCAGCAGTTCCGCGATTCGTTTAGTAACCTCGAAACGGTCGGCAGCCAGCCGCGGCGAACGCAAGACCGTCGCCAGCAGGGGGGAGCCACGCCGCAGAGCCCGCAGGAGCCCTTCCAGAACGAACCCAACACCGATTGGGCGCTCACGCAACATAGCGAGTGGGCCGAGTCGATCATCGCCAAGTGGCAACCGCGTCACAGCGACCAAGCCCGCGATGTACCGCTGGTCGTCGGTGGCGAAGAGATCTACGACGGCCGCGATCTGGTCGACACCATCGATCCTTCCCGTCCCGAGTTGGTGGTCGGGCGGTTCCGTGCGGCCAACTCCGACGACGCTGAGCGGGCGATTCAGACCGCGGTGGACGACAACGATGGCTGGCGGCGACGCTCGCCGGTGGAGCGAACCGCGACGTTGTACCGCGCTGCCGACCTGATGGCCGAGCGCCGCGGCGACTTGCTCGGCGTGATGATGGCCGAGGGAGGCAAGCTGTTCACCGAGAGCGACCCTGAAGTGAGCGAAGCGATCGACTTCTGCCGCTACTACGCCCGCACCGCCCAGTACTATTACGAGATGCCCGACCTCAACCCCAAAGGCAAAGGGGTAGTGGTGGTCGTGTCGCCATGGAACTTCCCGCTAGCCATTCCGTGCGGCGGCATCGTGGCCGCGCTCGCAGCAGGCAACACGGTGATCTTGAAGCCGGCCAGCGATACTGCGTTGATCGCCTACGAGATGTGCCGCTGCTTGTGGGACGCGGGGGTACCAAAGACCGCGCTGCAACTAGTAGCCAGCAACCGCCGTGATGTGTCGCAGCAAATGGTGACCCATCCCGCGGCCAACGTCGTGGTGCTGACCGGCGGTACCGAAACTGCCGCTCACCTGCTGAAGACGAAGCCATCGCTGCACCTGCTCGCCGAAACTGGCGGCAAGAACGCGACGATCGTCACCGCGATGGCCGATCGCGATCTGGCGGTGAAGAACGTGGTTTACAGCGCGTTTGGCCATAGCGGTCAGAAGTGCTCGGCCACGTCGCTGTTGGTGCTGGAAGACGAAGTGTATCACGACAAGGGATTCCGCGACGTGTTGTGCGATGCGGTCGAGAGCTTGCGTGTTGGCTCGGCCTGGAAACTGGCGACTCGCGTCGGCCCGCTGATTCGCCCACCGCGCGGCGCGCTCGAACAAGGCCTCAAGGAACTCGAGCCCGGCGAATCGTGGGCGGTGATGCCAGAAGTAGGCGTCGACGACAATCCCCACCTCGTCTCGCCTGGCGTCAAGTGGAATGTCACCGCGGGATCGATGACGCACTGCACCGAGTTCTTCGGTCCGCTGCTCGGCGTGATGTGTGTCCGCACGCTGAACGAAGCGATTGAGGTGGTGAACGCCACTGGGTTTGGCCTGACTTCAGGACTCGAAAGCCTGGACGACCGCGAGTACGAGATCTGGCGAGACGGAATCCGGGCGGGCAATCTGTACGTGAATCGTTCGACCACCGGGGCGATCGTCCAGCGGCAGCCGTTCGGCGGCATGGGCAAAAGCAACGTTGGTCCCGGCATCAAAGCGGGCGGTCCGAACTACGTGGCTCAGCTCATGGACTTCGCGGCCAATCCGCTGCAGCCCGACGAAGCCGAGTCGAATGACCCTCAGAATTCGTCGATCGCCCGCGAGCTGGTGTATGGCTTCGATGCCGATGGCGAGCTGGGCTTGGACGCGGCGATTGCCAGCTACGAAAAGTGGGCCGCCGAGGAGTTCCATCAGCAGCACGACGACGTGCGGTTGCTGGGCGAGGATAATTTCCGCCGGTACCTTCCGGTCGAGCTGGTACGGCTGCGGGTGCATGCCGACGATACGCCTCGCGAGCTGCTGCTACGCGTCGCCGCGGCGATCATCGCGGGCGCGCGGGTGGTGGTGAGTGCTCCGCCGCTCGATCCGCAAACGACTATCGCCCAGGTCATTGCCCAACTCGATCAGGTAACTGACGAGTGGGGCGCGGTGATTGAGTTCGTGGAAGAAACCGACGAGCAACTGGTGACCGCGATCGGCGAAAACATGGCCGGGCGGATTCGCTATGCGAATGGCAGCCGGGTGCCCGAGGTGATTCGCCAGGCCACGGCTGCGGTGCTGGACTTCGTGGCCGACACGCCGGTCTCGTCGCACGGACGGGTCGAACTGCTGTGGTATCTCCGCGAGCAGTCGGTCACCAACCGCTACCATCGCTACGGCAACTTGGGCTTCCGCGCGGAAGAAGAACGCGACGAACCGTCCTAA
- a CDS encoding SGNH/GDSL hydrolase family protein translates to MTSSLDRRHFLSTGIASAAAAGMLASGSAKAADSPASAESIITPGSTILFQGDSITDAGRKRGIPEANDQAALGGGYAFLAAAELLVDHPKAELKIYNRGISGNKVNQLAARWQEDCFDLKPDVLSILIGVNDIWHHLNDDLEKMLEVYGNDYQELLTRTKAELPETKLVLCEPFVLRCGAVNDKWFPAFDNFRAAAKQMAEEFDTIWVPYQTMFDEAVKLAPPAHWAGDGVHPSAAGAALMAHGWMTAVSA, encoded by the coding sequence ATGACTTCATCGCTTGATCGTCGCCATTTTCTCTCCACCGGAATCGCCTCGGCAGCCGCGGCTGGCATGCTTGCCTCTGGCTCCGCTAAGGCCGCCGATAGCCCCGCGTCGGCGGAGAGCATCATCACGCCCGGCAGTACGATTTTGTTCCAAGGCGATAGCATCACCGACGCAGGTCGCAAGCGCGGCATCCCTGAAGCCAACGACCAGGCAGCCCTTGGCGGAGGCTACGCGTTTCTGGCCGCGGCGGAATTGTTGGTCGATCACCCCAAGGCCGAGCTGAAAATCTACAACCGCGGCATCAGCGGTAACAAGGTGAATCAGCTTGCTGCTCGCTGGCAGGAAGATTGCTTCGACCTGAAGCCCGACGTACTCAGCATCTTGATCGGCGTGAACGACATTTGGCATCACCTCAACGACGATCTCGAGAAGATGCTCGAGGTTTATGGAAACGACTACCAGGAACTGCTCACCCGCACCAAGGCCGAGCTACCGGAAACGAAGCTCGTGCTGTGCGAACCGTTCGTGTTGCGTTGTGGAGCGGTAAACGATAAGTGGTTCCCCGCGTTCGACAACTTCCGCGCCGCGGCCAAGCAGATGGCCGAAGAGTTCGACACGATTTGGGTGCCGTACCAAACGATGTTCGACGAAGCAGTGAAGCTGGCTCCTCCCGCCCATTGGGCTGGCGACGGGGTGCATCCCTCCGCGGCCGGCGCGGCACTCATGGCCCATGGCTGGATGACCGCGGTAAGCGCCTAA
- a CDS encoding metallophosphoesterase family protein: protein MRLGIVSDTHGHVENTRQAIRLLDSLDVDQVLHCGDIGTEEIVPMFSAWPTHFVFGNCDYDQAGLAKVIEKAGQHCHGLFGDLEFEGVRFALLHSHERRRFQEALDNPEYQFVCYGHTHLVDDRCIDGKHILNPGALYRAPKHSLAIVDLPSGEVNIVEL from the coding sequence ATGCGCCTTGGCATTGTTAGCGATACTCATGGACACGTCGAAAACACTCGGCAAGCGATTCGGCTACTCGATAGCCTGGATGTCGACCAAGTGCTCCACTGCGGCGACATCGGCACCGAGGAGATCGTCCCGATGTTCTCGGCCTGGCCCACTCACTTTGTGTTTGGTAACTGCGATTACGACCAGGCGGGGCTGGCCAAGGTGATCGAGAAAGCCGGCCAGCACTGCCATGGGTTGTTTGGCGACCTGGAGTTCGAAGGGGTTCGCTTCGCCTTGCTGCATAGCCACGAGCGGCGCAGATTCCAGGAAGCTCTCGACAATCCCGAGTACCAGTTCGTGTGCTACGGGCATACTCACTTGGTCGACGATCGGTGCATCGATGGCAAGCACATCCTCAATCCAGGGGCGCTCTATCGTGCGCCGAAGCACTCGCTGGCTATCGTCGACCTCCCTAGCGGAGAAGTGAATATCGTCGAGCTATAG
- a CDS encoding ATP-grasp domain-containing protein — protein sequence MRLAIVGASARAAAWSARSAGYEVVAADLFADADLVDRCPATRIEDWPGEFASWLANQQVDAWLYTGGLENYPQLVAEMARIRPLLGNGPKVLEPCRSPVVLHDWLQKSLVATPAIASVQPNSTEEWLVKSTTSAGGIGVADASGDALPSGTIYWQRRIAGRAISAAFVAADTQVELLGVTEQLIGRHWTGAAPYQYAGSIGPLQLSAAALSAVIDAGRVVATKAGLVGLFGIDFVLDSHNVAWVIEVNPRYTASMEVIERLTGLNMMAVHVASCITEQLPPGPTVMPGRFGGKAYLFAPREVTVGNLPRVGVADVPATGSTIAQGDPLCTLLVDAPEYSLVEPALCRRAAALLRQFDNDSSPTIEP from the coding sequence GTGCGGTTGGCCATCGTAGGAGCCAGCGCCCGCGCGGCAGCGTGGTCGGCACGATCGGCTGGCTACGAGGTGGTTGCGGCCGACTTGTTCGCCGACGCCGATCTAGTGGATCGCTGCCCTGCGACACGCATCGAAGACTGGCCCGGTGAGTTTGCCAGTTGGCTCGCAAACCAGCAGGTCGACGCCTGGCTCTACACCGGCGGACTCGAAAACTATCCCCAACTGGTAGCCGAGATGGCGCGGATTCGCCCGCTGCTCGGCAATGGTCCCAAGGTGCTGGAGCCATGTCGCTCCCCAGTGGTGCTCCACGATTGGCTGCAAAAGTCGCTCGTCGCCACCCCCGCGATTGCCAGCGTGCAACCGAATTCGACTGAAGAGTGGTTAGTGAAGTCGACCACCAGTGCTGGCGGCATCGGTGTTGCCGACGCCAGCGGCGATGCGCTGCCGAGCGGAACGATCTACTGGCAGCGACGCATCGCTGGGCGGGCGATCTCGGCCGCGTTCGTGGCCGCCGACACGCAGGTCGAACTGCTCGGCGTGACCGAACAACTCATAGGCCGACATTGGACCGGTGCTGCACCGTACCAATACGCCGGATCGATCGGACCGCTGCAGTTGTCGGCCGCGGCACTCTCGGCAGTGATTGACGCAGGTCGCGTGGTTGCCACCAAAGCGGGATTGGTCGGTCTGTTTGGTATCGACTTCGTGCTCGACTCGCACAACGTGGCCTGGGTGATTGAAGTCAACCCGCGCTACACCGCATCGATGGAGGTCATCGAGCGTCTCACCGGGCTCAATATGATGGCCGTGCACGTGGCCAGCTGCATCACCGAGCAGCTCCCCCCTGGCCCGACGGTGATGCCCGGGCGGTTTGGCGGCAAAGCGTATCTGTTTGCCCCCCGCGAAGTGACGGTCGGCAACCTGCCCCGCGTCGGCGTGGCCGATGTGCCAGCCACCGGGTCGACGATCGCCCAAGGCGATCCCCTATGCACACTGCTGGTCGACGCGCCAGAATACAGCTTGGTGGAGCCGGCGCTCTGTCGACGCGCGGCCGCGCTGCTGCGCCAGTTCGATAACGATAGCTCCCCAACCATCGAACCGTAG
- a CDS encoding MazG-like family protein, with product MTDSTSPAPNDSNTSVAELKKLVDDFVGQRDWHQFHSPKNLAMALAVEAAELMEHFQWIEVADSREVANHPEKLAAAAEEIADVLSYTLAIANSLGVDLSETIHAKMVKNAQKYPADSFRGRHGGE from the coding sequence ATGACCGACTCAACCTCCCCTGCACCGAACGATTCGAATACCTCCGTCGCCGAGCTGAAGAAGCTGGTCGACGACTTCGTGGGCCAGCGCGACTGGCATCAGTTTCATTCGCCGAAGAATCTGGCCATGGCCTTGGCCGTGGAAGCGGCTGAGCTGATGGAACACTTTCAATGGATCGAAGTGGCCGACTCCCGCGAGGTGGCCAACCATCCCGAGAAACTTGCGGCCGCGGCCGAAGAGATTGCCGACGTACTCTCGTACACGCTGGCGATCGCCAACTCGCTGGGGGTCGACCTGAGCGAGACGATCCACGCCAAGATGGTGAAGAACGCCCAGAAGTATCCGGCCGACTCGTTCCGTGGTCGGCACGGCGGAGAATAG